One region of Pogona vitticeps strain Pit_001003342236 chromosome 1, PviZW2.1, whole genome shotgun sequence genomic DNA includes:
- the IFITM5 gene encoding interferon-induced transmembrane protein 5 has protein sequence MFLSHTLYKGASLSGSLTGCHNWERVYFPPAGTMDTSYPREDYLPMTSHKQEPSPTVITMRPPVVPRDYMTWSIFNTIYMNLCCLGFVALAFSVKARDQKVAGDLEAARHYGSKAKCYNILATMWNVALPLVLIALVVTGVLHLSKLAQESMNYLAYRLFPTEDEDKK, from the exons ATGTTCCTCAGCCACACGCTATATAAAGGGGCAAgcttgtctggctccctcacagGCTGCCACAACTGGGAAAGGGTGTATTTCCCTCCAGCTGGAACTATGGACACATCATACCCTCGTGAAGACTACCTGCCCATGACGTCCCACAAGCAAGAACCATCTCCAACGGTCATCACCATGAGGCCTCCGGTGGTCCCACGTGACTACATGACTTGGTCCATCTTCAACACCATCTACATGAACCTCTGCTGTCTTGGCTTTGTAGCTCTTGCCTTCTCGGTCAAG GCACGTGACCAGAAAGTGGCCGGTGACCTTGAAGCTGCCCGTCACTACGGCTCCAAAGCCAAATGCTACAACATCCTTGCCACAATGTGGAATGTGGCGCTGCCATTAGTCCTCATTGCTCTGGTGGTCACGGGGGTCCTCCATCTCTCTAAGCTCGCTCAGGAATCCATGAACTACTTGGCTTACAGACTCTTTCCTACTGAAGATGAAGATAAGAAGTGA